From the Mangifera indica cultivar Alphonso chromosome 10, CATAS_Mindica_2.1, whole genome shotgun sequence genome, one window contains:
- the LOC123227887 gene encoding uncharacterized protein LOC123227887 produces MELEETARHFSHHHPMERSNSPVDGAFTCSGCNLKVVCGKDYYCCKVCPFFLHQVCYNMPRKTRHPSHPAHYLNLLVMPSSAKGSFKCKACAQQVIGFYYTCEECGIFYHILCSAVPLSTVVNSHSHTLKLEFSLPYDFKCDLCQEPGYKGWLYRCHSCEFDTHLVCAIINRKAQSIHHQLDPFPDPLTRQILYSSASSLIKTNQKIDYISESNELMLLVAQSINERIRQKPGALQIKQDIAAVTPDPGENLEHLDHSSLLSAGQSTLTSYQFSDSCFSIDIARSYSSYDPQLNQDDNEANNKNPEVVHQDSKNKIMLRNDSMLDRITSNLEPGKVENNEAGFNFQYKGSQINLLNKLLSQKKMKSKNETRSSSGNKDQRRISETGQLTLSRDIFPSLNVTIRKIYEDGGVDAFYADIVQSICLNDRRLNQSVFEQDPVPENSVTSGRTDPEERTLFSQSFLSSSHCSERKKTPRRLTAKKRRRSEDYSA; encoded by the exons ATGGAACTAGAGGAGACTGCACGCCATTTCAGCCACCATCATCCAATGGAGCGAAGCAACTCGCCTGTTGACGGAGCCTTTACTTGTTCAGGATGCAATCTGAAAGTTGTTTGTGGCAAGGACTACTACTGCTGTAAAGTCTGCCCATTTTTTCTCCATCAAGTGTGCTATAATATGCCTCGAAAAACGCGGCATCCCAGTCACCCTGCTCACTATCTAAACCTCCTGGTAATGCCTTCATCGGCTAAAGGCAGCTTCAAGTGTAAGGCTTGTGCACAACAAGTGATTGGTTTCTATTATACTTGTGAAGAATGTGGGATTTTTTACCACATCTTATGCTCTGCAGTGCCGCTTTCTACTGTAGTTAACTCCCATTCTCACACACTGAAGCTTGAGTTTTCACTTCCATATGACTTTAAATGTGATTTGTGCCAAGAACCCGGCTATAAAGGCTGGCTCTATAGGTGTCACTCGTGCGAATTCGATACACATCTTGTTTGTGCTATTATCAACAGAAAAGCACAATCTATTCACCATCAATTGGATCCATTTCCTGACCCTTTGACTAGGCAAATTTTATATTCTTCAGCATCATCTCTGATCAAAACCAATCAAAAAATCGATTATATTAGCGAAAGCAATGAGTTAATGCTGTTAGTAGCTCAGAGCATCAATGAAAGAATTAGGCAAAAGCCTGGTGCCCTCCAAATAAAGCAAGATATTGCTGCTGTAACTCCGGACCCTGGAGAAAATTTAGAACATCTAGATCATTCAAGTTTGCTATCTGCAGGCCAGAGTACTTTGACAAGCTATCAATTCAGTGACTCGTGCTTTTCGATAGATATAGCGAGGTCGTATTCAAGTTATGATCCTCAGCTTAATCAAGATGACAATGAAGCCAACAATAAAAATCCTGAAGTTGTTCATCAGGATTCTAAGAACAAGATTATGCTCAGAAATGATTCGATGCTTGACAGGATTACAAGCAACTTGGAACCTGGAAAAGTAGAAAATAATGAAGCAGGTTTCAATTTTCAGTACAAGGGTTCACAAATTAATCtgctaaataaattattaagccagaagaagatgaaaagtaAGAATGAAACCAGAAGCAGCTCAGGCAATAAAGATCAAAGGCGTATATCAGAAACA GGTCAATTGACTCTGAGTCGTGACATATTTCCTAGTTTAAATGTTACAATCAGAAAGATTTACGAGGATGGTGGGGTTGATGCTTTTTATGCTG ATATTGTTCAGTCTATATGCTTGAATGATAGAAGGCTGAATCAAAGTGTTTTTGAACAA GACCCAGTTCCAGAAAACTCTGTGACATCAGGACGAACCGACCCAGAGGAACGCACACTTTTTTCACagagttttctttcttccagCCACTGTTCAGAGAGGAAGAAGACGCCCAGGAGAttgacagcaaagaagagaagacgcTCAGAAGACTATTCCGCATaa